One Natator depressus isolate rNatDep1 chromosome 3, rNatDep2.hap1, whole genome shotgun sequence DNA segment encodes these proteins:
- the DRC1 gene encoding dynein regulatory complex protein 1 isoform X1 — MSRAALAEGEPEGPGQARARLPSLNSEEQEERIAARRLRIAARLEAKRREALGEDPDAKKAEAEELSRSHKQIEESRQRLAKLLNDGTQLVTNIQVAADARETQRRAEEDELKRQRLEKLENESKTNQDKFEEITSKWGSAKEKTIPQDLWDVLNQQQQQCALLIEEKNKLISELQQELKSKDDHYVKDLKKQSDDINLLVERMEEQIRNLMKTYRRELTQIEKAFELERRELLSSNKKKWEQAMQAHNAQELENLITRMQTVEEYEKQLNQLQVKDAEEYATIKIQLENDVQILEQQLQQMKAIYQLNQEKLEYNFQVLKKRDEENTIIKSQQKRKLNRLHDVLNNLRIKLAKQIKQFQEENQNLTADYKRIVEQYKDLQRTMRHFAVVDAQKFLEIWLMNEEEAKGLMWKALEADRVIHTQQLGLPWVEPDYWFLDNVGPIVHRKAIKSASKLAQEVMALTESSQQEEEEEAAEEGRQEAAEAGEEVKPPRHVLVKSVKHILELLCDESGFLIESKLLGLLQPLERHERSLMRLDSIFAALKIDNEDDVYTLVDFFLKFKAQQVVSSQSKEWAVEEGPEDFAVDAAKDDGGSAAPKEEGTAHQSSAASLSSLLFHHDDVLKALKAFVRDFQKSRDKRPQVKKVMEERDNSKDSEYWEALAHVIPESKLKVWDALEAALEKYYSVLSQRSKLLTDLDGLQQQNTELHMLLHQYLTSKVNQELLIPPTHVVELMTP; from the exons ATGAGCCGGGCGGCGCTGGCCGAGGGGGAGCCCGAGGGGCCGGGGCAGGCGCGGGCGCGGCTCCCGTCGCTGAACTcggaggagcaggaggagcggATCGCGGCCCGGCGCCTCCGCATCGCGGCCCGGCTGGAGGCCAAGCGCCG GGAGGCCCTCGGAGAAGATCCAGATGCGAAGAAGGCTGAGGCAGAAGAACTGAGCAGGAGCCACAAGCAGATAGAAGAAAGCAGACAG AGGCTAGCCAAGCTGCTGAATGACGGCACACAGCTAGTGACAAATATCCAGGTGGCTGCAGATGCAAGGGAGACCCAGAGGAGGGCTGAGGAAGATGAACTGAAGCGACAGAG GCTCGAGAAACTGGAGAATGAATCCAAGACTAATCAGGACAAGTTTGAAGAGATCACCTCAAAATGGGGCTCAGCCAAAGAGAAGACCATCCCGCAGGACCTGTGGGACGTGCTcaaccagcagcagcaacagtgtGCTCTGCTCATCGAAGAGAAGAACAAGCTCATCAGTGAACTGCAGCAG GAGCTGAAAAGCAAAGATGACCATTATGTGAAGGATCTCAAGAAGCAGTCAGACGACATTAACCTGCTGGTGGAGAGAATGGAGGAGCAGATCAGAAACCTAATGAAAACTTACCGTCGGGAACTCACGCAGATTGAG AAAGCTTTTGAGCTGGAACGgcgagagctgctgagcagcaaTAAGAAGAAATGGGAGCAAGCCATGCAGGCCCACAACGCACAGGAG CTGGAGAACTTGATCACCCGCATGCAGACCGTGGAGGAGTACGAGAAGCAGCTGAATCAGCTGCAGGTGAAGGATGCCGAGGAATACGCTACCATCAAAATCCAGCTGGAGAACGATGTACAG atcctggagcagcagctgcagcaaatGAAAGCCATTTACCAGCTGAACCAGGAGAAGCTGGAATACAACTTCCAGGTGCTAAAGAAACGGGATGAGGAAAACACCATCATAAAATCCCAGCAGAAAAGGAAACTCAACCG GCTGCATGATGTGCTCAATAACTTGAGAATAAAACTGGCCAAACAGATAAAGCAATTCCAGGAGGAGAACCAGAACCTGACGGCCGATTACAAGCGCATAGTGGAGCAGTACAAGGATCTGCAGAGAACGATGAG ACACTTTGCCGTCGTTGATGCCCAGAAGTTCCTGGAGATCTGGCTGATGAACGAGGAGGAAGCCAAAGGGCTGATGTGGAAAGCTCTCGAGGCTGATCGCGTCATTCAcacccagcagctggggctcccctgggTGGAGCCTGACTACTGGTTCCTGGACAACGTGGGCCCCATCGTGCACCGCAAGGCAATCAAATCTGCCAGCAAGCTGGCCCAGGAGGTGATGGCATTAACAG AAAGCAgccagcaggaagaggaggaggaggctgcggAGGAAGGAAGACAAGAGGCAGCGGAGGCTGGAGAGGAAGTTAAACCTCCCCGGCACGTCTTGGTGAAGTCTGTCAAACACATCCTGGAGCTCCTGTGCGACGAGTCG GGCTTCCTGATAGAGAGCAAGCTGCTGggactcctgcagcccctggagagGCACGAGCGCTCCCTGATGAGGCTGGACTCAATCTTTGCG GCCCTCAAAATTGACAATGAAGACGATGTGTATACGCTGGTGGATTTCTTCTTGAAGTTCAAAGCCCAGCAGGTCGTCTCCAGCCAG AGTAAGGAGTGGGCAGTGGAGGAGGGCCCTGAAGACTTTGCTGTGGATGCAGCGAAGGACGACGGGGGATCCGCTGCCCCGAAGGAGGAAGGCACGGCCCATCAGAGCTCGGCAGCGTCACTGTCCTCTTTGCTCTTCCATCACGATGACGTCCTCAAGGCCCTCAAAGCATTTGTCCGGGACTTCCAGAAGTCAAG GGACAAGCGGCCGCAGGTGAAGAAGGTGATGGAGGAACGGGACAACTCCAAGGACTCTGAGTATTGGGAGGCCCTGGCTCACGTCATCCCAGAGTCAAAGCTGAAGGTTTGGGATGCGCTGGAGGCGGCACTGGAGAAATACTA CTCCGTTCTGAGCCAGCGGTCGAAGCTGCTCACCGATCTTGAtgggctccagcagcagaacaCGGAGCTGCACATGCTGCTGCATCAGTACCTCACCTCCAAG
- the DRC1 gene encoding dynein regulatory complex protein 1 isoform X2 has translation MAGNLSVDGPRAAVKPSTSPSSVICLVLAAVCRLEKLENESKTNQDKFEEITSKWGSAKEKTIPQDLWDVLNQQQQQCALLIEEKNKLISELQQELKSKDDHYVKDLKKQSDDINLLVERMEEQIRNLMKTYRRELTQIEKAFELERRELLSSNKKKWEQAMQAHNAQELENLITRMQTVEEYEKQLNQLQVKDAEEYATIKIQLENDVQILEQQLQQMKAIYQLNQEKLEYNFQVLKKRDEENTIIKSQQKRKLNRLHDVLNNLRIKLAKQIKQFQEENQNLTADYKRIVEQYKDLQRTMRHFAVVDAQKFLEIWLMNEEEAKGLMWKALEADRVIHTQQLGLPWVEPDYWFLDNVGPIVHRKAIKSASKLAQEVMALTESSQQEEEEEAAEEGRQEAAEAGEEVKPPRHVLVKSVKHILELLCDESGFLIESKLLGLLQPLERHERSLMRLDSIFAALKIDNEDDVYTLVDFFLKFKAQQVVSSQSKEWAVEEGPEDFAVDAAKDDGGSAAPKEEGTAHQSSAASLSSLLFHHDDVLKALKAFVRDFQKSRDKRPQVKKVMEERDNSKDSEYWEALAHVIPESKLKVWDALEAALEKYYSVLSQRSKLLTDLDGLQQQNTELHMLLHQYLTSKVNQELLIPPTHVVELMTP, from the exons ATGGCTGGAAATCTCAGTGTGGATGGGCCAAGGGCAGCTGTCAAACCCTCCACCAGCCCCAGTTCTGTTATCTGCCTTGTGCTGGCTGCTGTCTGCAGGCTCGAGAAACTGGAGAATGAATCCAAGACTAATCAGGACAAGTTTGAAGAGATCACCTCAAAATGGGGCTCAGCCAAAGAGAAGACCATCCCGCAGGACCTGTGGGACGTGCTcaaccagcagcagcaacagtgtGCTCTGCTCATCGAAGAGAAGAACAAGCTCATCAGTGAACTGCAGCAG GAGCTGAAAAGCAAAGATGACCATTATGTGAAGGATCTCAAGAAGCAGTCAGACGACATTAACCTGCTGGTGGAGAGAATGGAGGAGCAGATCAGAAACCTAATGAAAACTTACCGTCGGGAACTCACGCAGATTGAG AAAGCTTTTGAGCTGGAACGgcgagagctgctgagcagcaaTAAGAAGAAATGGGAGCAAGCCATGCAGGCCCACAACGCACAGGAG CTGGAGAACTTGATCACCCGCATGCAGACCGTGGAGGAGTACGAGAAGCAGCTGAATCAGCTGCAGGTGAAGGATGCCGAGGAATACGCTACCATCAAAATCCAGCTGGAGAACGATGTACAG atcctggagcagcagctgcagcaaatGAAAGCCATTTACCAGCTGAACCAGGAGAAGCTGGAATACAACTTCCAGGTGCTAAAGAAACGGGATGAGGAAAACACCATCATAAAATCCCAGCAGAAAAGGAAACTCAACCG GCTGCATGATGTGCTCAATAACTTGAGAATAAAACTGGCCAAACAGATAAAGCAATTCCAGGAGGAGAACCAGAACCTGACGGCCGATTACAAGCGCATAGTGGAGCAGTACAAGGATCTGCAGAGAACGATGAG ACACTTTGCCGTCGTTGATGCCCAGAAGTTCCTGGAGATCTGGCTGATGAACGAGGAGGAAGCCAAAGGGCTGATGTGGAAAGCTCTCGAGGCTGATCGCGTCATTCAcacccagcagctggggctcccctgggTGGAGCCTGACTACTGGTTCCTGGACAACGTGGGCCCCATCGTGCACCGCAAGGCAATCAAATCTGCCAGCAAGCTGGCCCAGGAGGTGATGGCATTAACAG AAAGCAgccagcaggaagaggaggaggaggctgcggAGGAAGGAAGACAAGAGGCAGCGGAGGCTGGAGAGGAAGTTAAACCTCCCCGGCACGTCTTGGTGAAGTCTGTCAAACACATCCTGGAGCTCCTGTGCGACGAGTCG GGCTTCCTGATAGAGAGCAAGCTGCTGggactcctgcagcccctggagagGCACGAGCGCTCCCTGATGAGGCTGGACTCAATCTTTGCG GCCCTCAAAATTGACAATGAAGACGATGTGTATACGCTGGTGGATTTCTTCTTGAAGTTCAAAGCCCAGCAGGTCGTCTCCAGCCAG AGTAAGGAGTGGGCAGTGGAGGAGGGCCCTGAAGACTTTGCTGTGGATGCAGCGAAGGACGACGGGGGATCCGCTGCCCCGAAGGAGGAAGGCACGGCCCATCAGAGCTCGGCAGCGTCACTGTCCTCTTTGCTCTTCCATCACGATGACGTCCTCAAGGCCCTCAAAGCATTTGTCCGGGACTTCCAGAAGTCAAG GGACAAGCGGCCGCAGGTGAAGAAGGTGATGGAGGAACGGGACAACTCCAAGGACTCTGAGTATTGGGAGGCCCTGGCTCACGTCATCCCAGAGTCAAAGCTGAAGGTTTGGGATGCGCTGGAGGCGGCACTGGAGAAATACTA CTCCGTTCTGAGCCAGCGGTCGAAGCTGCTCACCGATCTTGAtgggctccagcagcagaacaCGGAGCTGCACATGCTGCTGCATCAGTACCTCACCTCCAAG
- the DRC1 gene encoding dynein regulatory complex protein 1 isoform X3 has translation MAGNLSVDGPRAAVKPSTSPSSVICLVLAAVCRLEKLENESKTNQDKFEEITSKWGSAKEKTIPQDLWDVLNQQQQQCALLIEEKNKLISELQQELKSKDDHYVKDLKKQSDDINLLVERMEEQIRNLMKTYRRELTQIELENLITRMQTVEEYEKQLNQLQVKDAEEYATIKIQLENDVQILEQQLQQMKAIYQLNQEKLEYNFQVLKKRDEENTIIKSQQKRKLNRLHDVLNNLRIKLAKQIKQFQEENQNLTADYKRIVEQYKDLQRTMRHFAVVDAQKFLEIWLMNEEEAKGLMWKALEADRVIHTQQLGLPWVEPDYWFLDNVGPIVHRKAIKSASKLAQEVMALTESSQQEEEEEAAEEGRQEAAEAGEEVKPPRHVLVKSVKHILELLCDESGFLIESKLLGLLQPLERHERSLMRLDSIFAALKIDNEDDVYTLVDFFLKFKAQQVVSSQSKEWAVEEGPEDFAVDAAKDDGGSAAPKEEGTAHQSSAASLSSLLFHHDDVLKALKAFVRDFQKSRDKRPQVKKVMEERDNSKDSEYWEALAHVIPESKLKVWDALEAALEKYYSVLSQRSKLLTDLDGLQQQNTELHMLLHQYLTSKVNQELLIPPTHVVELMTP, from the exons ATGGCTGGAAATCTCAGTGTGGATGGGCCAAGGGCAGCTGTCAAACCCTCCACCAGCCCCAGTTCTGTTATCTGCCTTGTGCTGGCTGCTGTCTGCAGGCTCGAGAAACTGGAGAATGAATCCAAGACTAATCAGGACAAGTTTGAAGAGATCACCTCAAAATGGGGCTCAGCCAAAGAGAAGACCATCCCGCAGGACCTGTGGGACGTGCTcaaccagcagcagcaacagtgtGCTCTGCTCATCGAAGAGAAGAACAAGCTCATCAGTGAACTGCAGCAG GAGCTGAAAAGCAAAGATGACCATTATGTGAAGGATCTCAAGAAGCAGTCAGACGACATTAACCTGCTGGTGGAGAGAATGGAGGAGCAGATCAGAAACCTAATGAAAACTTACCGTCGGGAACTCACGCAGATTGAG CTGGAGAACTTGATCACCCGCATGCAGACCGTGGAGGAGTACGAGAAGCAGCTGAATCAGCTGCAGGTGAAGGATGCCGAGGAATACGCTACCATCAAAATCCAGCTGGAGAACGATGTACAG atcctggagcagcagctgcagcaaatGAAAGCCATTTACCAGCTGAACCAGGAGAAGCTGGAATACAACTTCCAGGTGCTAAAGAAACGGGATGAGGAAAACACCATCATAAAATCCCAGCAGAAAAGGAAACTCAACCG GCTGCATGATGTGCTCAATAACTTGAGAATAAAACTGGCCAAACAGATAAAGCAATTCCAGGAGGAGAACCAGAACCTGACGGCCGATTACAAGCGCATAGTGGAGCAGTACAAGGATCTGCAGAGAACGATGAG ACACTTTGCCGTCGTTGATGCCCAGAAGTTCCTGGAGATCTGGCTGATGAACGAGGAGGAAGCCAAAGGGCTGATGTGGAAAGCTCTCGAGGCTGATCGCGTCATTCAcacccagcagctggggctcccctgggTGGAGCCTGACTACTGGTTCCTGGACAACGTGGGCCCCATCGTGCACCGCAAGGCAATCAAATCTGCCAGCAAGCTGGCCCAGGAGGTGATGGCATTAACAG AAAGCAgccagcaggaagaggaggaggaggctgcggAGGAAGGAAGACAAGAGGCAGCGGAGGCTGGAGAGGAAGTTAAACCTCCCCGGCACGTCTTGGTGAAGTCTGTCAAACACATCCTGGAGCTCCTGTGCGACGAGTCG GGCTTCCTGATAGAGAGCAAGCTGCTGggactcctgcagcccctggagagGCACGAGCGCTCCCTGATGAGGCTGGACTCAATCTTTGCG GCCCTCAAAATTGACAATGAAGACGATGTGTATACGCTGGTGGATTTCTTCTTGAAGTTCAAAGCCCAGCAGGTCGTCTCCAGCCAG AGTAAGGAGTGGGCAGTGGAGGAGGGCCCTGAAGACTTTGCTGTGGATGCAGCGAAGGACGACGGGGGATCCGCTGCCCCGAAGGAGGAAGGCACGGCCCATCAGAGCTCGGCAGCGTCACTGTCCTCTTTGCTCTTCCATCACGATGACGTCCTCAAGGCCCTCAAAGCATTTGTCCGGGACTTCCAGAAGTCAAG GGACAAGCGGCCGCAGGTGAAGAAGGTGATGGAGGAACGGGACAACTCCAAGGACTCTGAGTATTGGGAGGCCCTGGCTCACGTCATCCCAGAGTCAAAGCTGAAGGTTTGGGATGCGCTGGAGGCGGCACTGGAGAAATACTA CTCCGTTCTGAGCCAGCGGTCGAAGCTGCTCACCGATCTTGAtgggctccagcagcagaacaCGGAGCTGCACATGCTGCTGCATCAGTACCTCACCTCCAAG